In Janibacter alkaliphilus, the following proteins share a genomic window:
- the cysK gene encoding cysteine synthase A — protein sequence MPIYEDVTQLIGRTPLVKINRIIESDATVAAKLEFYNPASSVKDRIGVSIIDAAEASGDLKPGGAIVEATSGNTGIALAMVGAARGYDVILTMPETMSKERRALLRAYGAELILTEGAKGMKGAVEKANEVAEERGAVLARQFANAANPEIHRKTTAEEIWADTDGAVDIVVSGIGTGGTITGVGQVLKERKPGLQMVAVEPKESPILNGGDPGPHKIQGLGANFVPDILDREIYDEVIDIDADTSVQWARKAATDEGLLVGISSGAALAAAEQVARRPENAGKTIVVVIPSFGERYLSTILFSDLLDD from the coding sequence GTGCCCATCTACGAGGACGTCACCCAGCTCATCGGTCGCACCCCGCTGGTGAAGATCAACCGGATCATCGAGAGCGACGCCACGGTCGCCGCGAAGCTCGAGTTCTACAACCCGGCCAGCTCGGTCAAGGACCGCATCGGCGTCTCGATCATCGACGCGGCCGAGGCCTCCGGCGACCTCAAGCCCGGCGGCGCGATCGTCGAGGCGACCTCCGGCAACACCGGCATCGCGCTGGCCATGGTCGGTGCCGCCCGCGGCTACGACGTCATCCTCACCATGCCCGAGACGATGAGCAAGGAGCGTCGCGCGCTGCTGCGCGCCTACGGCGCCGAGCTCATCCTCACCGAGGGCGCGAAGGGCATGAAGGGCGCCGTGGAGAAGGCCAATGAGGTCGCCGAGGAGCGCGGCGCGGTCCTCGCCCGGCAGTTCGCCAACGCGGCCAACCCGGAGATCCACCGCAAGACCACCGCCGAGGAGATCTGGGCGGACACCGACGGCGCCGTCGACATCGTCGTCTCCGGCATCGGCACCGGCGGCACCATCACCGGTGTCGGCCAGGTGCTCAAGGAGCGCAAGCCCGGCCTGCAGATGGTCGCTGTCGAGCCGAAGGAGTCGCCGATCCTCAACGGCGGCGACCCGGGGCCGCACAAGATCCAGGGGCTGGGTGCCAACTTCGTCCCGGACATCCTGGACCGGGAGATCTACGACGAGGTCATCGACATCGACGCCGACACCTCGGTGCAGTGGGCGCGCAAGGCGGCCACCGACGAGGGGCTGCTCGTGGGCATCTCCTCCGGTGCGGCGCTGGCCGCGGCCGAGCAGGTGGCCCGTCGCCCGGAGAACGCCGGCAAGACGATCGTCGTGGTCATCCCGAGCTTCGGCGAGCGCTACCTGTCGACGATCCTCTTCTCCGACCTGCTCGACGACTGA
- the epsC gene encoding serine O-acetyltransferase EpsC, whose product MTDTATGSAPALSLAMIREDVAAAMGRDPAATSRAVMLLTSAALHAIWLHRVAHRWWQRPGGRWPARILAYVSRSVTGVEIHPGATIGRRFFIDHGMGVVIGETAEIGDDCMLYQGVTLGGTSGARVKRHPTLGDNVMVGAGGKVLGAVHVGSNVKVGANAVVVKDVPTGAVATGIPARYSFPALREQDEQDVDLQWADPALFI is encoded by the coding sequence ATGACCGACACCGCGACGGGGTCCGCCCCGGCCCTGAGCCTGGCGATGATCCGTGAGGACGTCGCCGCGGCGATGGGCCGGGACCCGGCGGCCACCTCGCGGGCGGTCATGCTGCTGACCTCGGCGGCGCTGCACGCGATCTGGCTGCACCGGGTGGCCCACCGCTGGTGGCAGCGACCGGGCGGCCGGTGGCCGGCGCGGATCCTCGCGTACGTATCCCGGTCGGTCACCGGGGTGGAGATCCACCCGGGGGCGACGATCGGGCGGCGCTTCTTCATCGACCACGGCATGGGTGTCGTCATCGGCGAGACCGCTGAGATCGGCGACGACTGCATGCTCTACCAGGGGGTCACCCTGGGCGGCACCTCGGGAGCCCGGGTCAAGCGGCACCCCACGCTTGGCGACAACGTCATGGTCGGTGCCGGCGGCAAGGTGCTCGGCGCCGTGCACGTCGGCAGCAACGTCAAGGTCGGCGCCAACGCGGTGGTCGTCAAGGACGTGCCCACCGGGGCCGTGGCCACCGGGATCCCGGCGCGCTACTCCTTCCCCGCGCTGCGCGAGCAGGACGAGCAGGACGTCGACCTGCAGTGGGCCGACCCCGCCCTCTTCATCTGA